ATGGGGATGGTGACCGAGGCAACTAAAATATATTAGCATTGAGTCACATTATTGCTTGGATAGGAATCTGcactttgtcttttatttttttatttattagcatgAAGGAAAGcatgctaataaataaattgaaaaatgttctgacaatttagttatatttccacgtattaaaataaaatgtatgtagtTCTTCTGAACGTATGAAACCGAGACAAGACCAAATGTGAGACCTCTGTGGTTTTACAAGAGAGCTAGTTTTACAACGTTTTGTACCATTTGTAAAATGCAAAATCCAACCCATTAATCACTCTTATAGTTTTgaaccactttgtgttgatcgATCATGAATCTCTAAAACGCAGTGAAAAAGTTCAACCCGTCTATGGAAGGAAATTTATTTCATGCACAGGGATGATTTTTATCtacaatttttttccctcagctAATCAACAAAAAAGGTGTATTAATAGTTAAAACTACAAAAGCACACACAGGTTCTGGTAaatacaggaaaacaaacactgctGTATTTCAACTTTCTTCCTAAGGCTTTTGAACCTGTAAGGTTTAATCgctccatctagtggacacATCTACTAACAGCAACATCTTtcagtgacattttaaataaattgctgGTTAGAAAGTGGACCACTGGAACTGCACAGGCCTGCATATGTCAGATTTTCAGGTTTATGCAAAGGCGCAGTTGGTCTAAAAGTGCACATCTGGATTAGAAATGTGTAAGTCTCAAGATTGAGGCAAACACTCCTGGTTGCTGACCTTATCCTGTGACTCAGGATTCATTGATCAAAGCATCTCTGATCAATAGCGTCTCATCTGTTTGTTCAGGTCTATGAAGGCCCAGACACAGACATGGAGGTCTGCACCCACCACCCTGGAGCGCCCGTCTTCCATGAGGGGTAAGAAGGACGGAATTCACTGCTGCGTGTTTCCCTCTTGTTTGCTCAACGGCTAATCCATTATTCCAACATCATAATATTTGCATGGCTCCGCTCTCAGACAGCAGCTACATGGCTTATATAAAGCAAGAGTGTGAACAGTGTGAAGGTTGTGAGAGGAAAGCAAGAAAGGAGGCGGctgaaatgagaaacaaacatttctgcaagTTCCACCAacttaaatttaagacctttgaAGATCATTATGAATGACTTTTAAGGGCTATATCTCCATAATTTTATCTAGCCAACTGCATCCGTCCAtgacagatgcaaaaaaaaaaaaagctacctAGCTAGCTAATCAGCAGTAACCTCAACCATCTCAAGTGAAAGAATGCAATTAAGATGTTTGCGAGTAACTAAAATTTTTCTaggagaaaaaataatacatacgagattaaataattaaatttaagacccgTGATCAACATATTAAAagcttgctttttaaaaattaatttaaggcattttaatgccttaattttagatataaGACTTTGAGGAAGTGAATTGTTAGTGCATTGTTGTTTCTGGTGTTCTTCCTGCTCCGGATCAAACAACTGCTACGATTTCTTCATCTAGGTACAAAtactggagctgctgctgcataaAGACAACAGACTTCAACGCGTTCCTGGACCAGAAGGGCTGCACCACGGGGAAACACCGCTGGGTTGCAAAGCTGGTGCACACACCACCTACATCTGAGCGGAAACAGGCAGAAGCTCTGTCTCTCCgtgaataatttatgttttttatgttctcAGGATAAGAAGAAAGTGGCCTGTCGACATGACTGGCACCAAACTGCAAACACGGTCGTGGTAACAATTTACGCCAAGAACTCGAATCCTGATTTCTGCAGCATAGAAGCAAATCCAACAGTGGTGAGCAGCAGGAATAATCATTCAGTGTTGATACAGacgtgacaaaaaaaaaaaatgcccaGAATTATTCATGAAATCAGATCCATGAACTTTTATGGAGTTTCACTTCTGTTTCCTGTCTTGCAGCTCGTATGTCAAATCCAGTTTGAGAACAAGATTTTCAAGAGAGAATTCCACTTCTGGGGGGAAAGTATCACTAACAACCGTTGATAAAGTTGTAGTTATTGGCCCAGGCAACCGTTTCTTTAACTAGAAACTGATGCTTATCTGTTTTGTAATGATTTTTCAGGTGATCGATGCCAAACAGAGTTCGGTCAACATGGTCCCGTCTAAAGTGGAGATCACGCTCCGTAAGGCCAACCAGGTGTCCTGGGGCAAACTGGAGGACCCGAACTACACGCCAGAGCCGGAGCCCGTCGACGACGACTTCGTCAATGACAACCAGGAGTCCCAGCAGCCCGACTGGGACATCGCCGACGAcgacatcagcgactcggacGAGGAGTGGGCCTACGACACGCCACAGAACAAGAGCCAAGGGGGCGAGAGTgaagagcagaggaagaggagggaagagCAAGAGGTGCAGAATTTAAaaaggaaggaggtggaggaagagaTGAAGAGGCTGATGCAGGAGCAGAAGAGGGcggaggagcagaggaggaagtTGGAGGAGCAACGGAGGGAGGAGGAACAGGAAGGATATGAAGACATGCCAGACCTGGAAGATCAGGAGGCTGATGtggagtgaaaaaaacaaacagaattttcctcatttttaacAACCAatgctgttaaaaaataacagcattgGTTTATTTAAACGCTAAATACTCTAATTTTTCTGCAGTAACTTTATGTTATATCAGAGGCGTTTTTGAAGAATTATAACTTTTTGTGGGTGATAAAATAATGAGCCTGTTGAAATCTTTTGATTATGCAAAAGACAATTATagaaataaaccttttttttatgtctgcttCTCTGTCTAAAGTTCTTTAGTATAATAGTTATATTGGACAAActatgaaattaattaaaataagattAGCACAGCTAATGTTAGTGAATGTTAATGTCGTTCTGTGTAGCTGTTGTTAAAGGAACGATTCCACAGCTGTATGTTAGAAAACGTAGCTAAACACTGAGACATTATTTAGCTGCAACAAAAATTGTGGCTGTTCAGCTAAATATTCTGTCATTTAGCTAAAAAGCCTGTAAACCTTTGGTAAAATGTTTAGCTGAAGCTATATTTAGgatatgtattatatatatttagtaaaatattaagctaaatattgaaatatttagggagctttttatgcaaaactgactcttttcagatttatatcaCATTATTCTGTTATACCCTCATTggaaaacatacctggagtgatgttttgattctttcttggatgtctgagaaatccttgaatcgtccatggcaaccattctggggtgcctaaacgcttgcgCATGAAAAGTGCTGCCTATTATCCAAAGCTCCCAACCCACAGAGCAACTCAGCTCCTATaaactagtggcagcagcaattagcaaacacctgttgggctcatcatacaaactacgACGCTCTAAGAATGGATATAAACGGCATCATGGAGATGATTAGAGTtggaagcttcttaaagagacaggccaAATTCAAGGCATCAGATATGACTATGATGCcaagtcacatttcttttttacttaaacagcattttcataaattaGTCAAGCATTAAACATGACTgcagtttgaaaaagaaacgTCTAAGTGAGTCTCTACGATCCATATCTGAGCACAGAATGGAAAGAGGGAAATGATGTGAAGCTGGAAGCTCAATGACTCAGTGTCCTTTATTCGTACAGCGAGCACTTAAGATCTGCAGCTGCTGAGTCATGCTCGGATTGTGTGTCAGCACTTTGTTTTCATCAGGAAAGGCCTGCGGTGCATCTGTGAGTCCAACCTACACAGCCCTGCTGGCCTTGAGAGAGCGACAAACGCAACATGCTGAGACATTGTATAGCAAAAGctcaatttaaacaaaaactggtGACAAAACGGCTTAGTAACATGGAGTAGGAGTGATTCTCTACAGGactgtgtttttaaagctttaataatacaaaaagtAGTTTCCGGATTTGATTACGTTTGTCGTTAATCAGAAAAGCCAAGAGGGCCACAAATTTGGATTAAAGTATGTTCATATTTTAGAGTGGCCCCGATCTCTctctatataaatataatttaaaatctatAGCTATActttaaaattgatgttcacaatatgatagaaatacataaatattggAGTAGCTAGCTAAACCTTTTAAAAGCTACATGAGGTACATTCATGTTACGTCCTTATCTTTATatctgaaagcaaaaaaaaaaaggtttttgtcactttaaattgtACAAAATTCAACAAGACAAAAAGACAGAACTGTCACACttcaataattcatttaatctCCAGAGGGCTGCACTGACTTTGTCTTTGTTATACACCGCACATGATAGCACACGAAAACGCCTCGAGGTCGTGCAACACCGTCTCTGCTGCACCAACGCcgttaaacattttcaatctgCACATTTCCTCCGCCGGCATTTTCACTGCAGCTCCAGCGATTGGAAGAGTTTCCATCCAAATCCccgtttttgcattttgaaaacaaattacacaaaatctagaaaaaaaaaagacaatctttgaaaagaaaatccaaaagacAGTCAATAAAATgattcttaaaaaacaaacaggcaaccagtttttttttgtttttttttacaaaatggctTTCATACCTCAACATCTTGGTCATCGTTTTCAGTACAGCATATTGtaatcaaactgaaaaactgaaaagcacTCAAAGATTGGCTCGACAGCGGCTGTGTAAACGACTCATTTATAATCCATAAATAACACTGGACAGTTTCAATATGTTGACTTAAAATTTTCAGAATAATTACAGTTTTCAACATCTTTTAAACTGCGATAGGCGCGAGGACATCATCACATCATTTAAAACCACCAACGTCATAAACCTTGGTTTTTACATCTGTATTTATGATTGGttatatattacattttacCAGCACATTTGTATCCATATACAATATCTTAAATATCTTTTCatcaaatcaatttttaaaaaaattcactcAAAATTTCAACACACGTACATATgcaaatgtttgttgttgtttttttttcctattaagTTTGTGTCGTTGTAAAGTGCAAGGCAAAGATACAGTAAACTTTGAAATGTACGACACACAACGACTTTTGCATCTGAGGCGTGTCAAAAGCTTGCACACACACGCTTTCATACACACTCTTACTgacgccccccccccccccccacacacacacacacccccacacacacacacccccacacacacttcGTTAAGTCTTAAACCCAAAGTACAGACTTGGCACAACAACCACTAAAGCCTCTAAGGTTTTGAGCGTGTAGCTGGCACACTATGGATACAGTAGCACAATCCTACCACAGCTGAACATCTACAGCGCCTCACAGTGACTACTTCCCATCAGGGGATTAGCCTGATTCATCTGAACAAGTAACCAAAATGAATAGccgttttttgtttgttttcaccagTAGCCTAGTAGAAATGCTAGTAGCATAGCTAATGTATGTGACTTTTAGTTTGAAGCAGAAAAACTTAACAGTTTAAGTTAAATTTATAAATCCAGAATTTTAACACTTAAATCAATGTAagctaaataagaaaaaatatggaaCGGCTAATTTTGTGCCTCGCTTTAAGCTAGCTTGTGAGTTAAGTAAGCTAATTCTACTTAGCCATTAAATTTCTTAGTACATTATTACAtctaaaatgttcatgttgttCCTCCAACtgtatatctatatttttaCTGATggttatgaaacaaaaaaaattaaacatattgGTTTAAACTCCTATTTAAATAAGATATGGCAGAAAGTGACGAATTAGCTAATTCATACCTCGCAGTTTACTTATTACTCAATATGTCTATATAACATGAGTTAGGGTCTGCTAGTGCAGGAAGTAAGCTATCCATCAACAGGTAATCTTTGAGTGTCGTGACTGTAAAGCAGCCAGATGCAGGCTAGCTAATAGTCTGACAAATAACGTTAAGTACTCGTTGTTTTCTTattagaaaaacagcaacaaggtatcatttttagaatttaaacaGCGAGTAAATTTAGAGGAACTTTGCATTTTGACACGTctaaagtgtccaaaaaaataaatcttcacaTGAAAATGTTGTCCCTTTTAAATGGTAATTAGGAAGTCTACAgtatattttagtaatttaagcCAAATAGCAACGATGCGCTGGTCAACAGAagctcaaaaaatatttactaagaATAAAAATTGTTCAACAATGGTCCTTCTGTATGTTCTCTAAAACTAGCATGGCGTTCACAAATGTCGCTGGTCTCAACAAGCAAGCTAAAATGTGCCACTCTGAGGCGATTTCCACTGTGAGGCGAAGAAAGGCTTGGCGTGCATGCAGGGACACAGAACGGCGTCTTTATGAACTTTTCAAAGGGGGAAGCAGCAAAGCCAGGACAGCTTCACAGATAACCATTAGGAAAATAAGGTGtacaaaaaaatagatatatatttgtcataataataatagctttTAACCACAGACAAGgcaaaaaaatcaaatacacATTAATTCTTATTCTAATATTTAGTATACAATCATGTAGTATGACAAAGTAAGAGCAACACACTGAGAAGCTGTTGAGGTGTATCAAAGTGTCCTCCTGTAAACACCGTCACCAGACAATGGCAGAAAAAGATGGACCTCACCGAGTCATTTCGTCCGGCGCTGCTCCTCACAACGGTTCTGAATTCAAGTGTAAAACACGCACAGCAGGGGGAGAGTTCACTCCCACGTAAGTCACACAATAAAACCCAACGATGTACTTCTAAACCCCGCTGAGTTCTCGACAAAACGACTCacgcttgtttgttttttgtttgtttgatttctgtTCTTGCGGCGGAATCGCACGAGTCCACTGAAGAACCACTTTAATAGGACGACAACAGAACCGCCGCGGAGCCGAACAGAACAGCATCTTAATTCACAGGTTATTAAAAGTCCACACAAGTACATTccttaggatttttttttttttttttttttttgcaacattgaAGATATTTTCCAGTTCAGCAGACGATGAAGCTGAGACAtctcagtttgttcatttttgttgattttgttgcCGTGGGGAGTTCTCATGGCAGTAGcaacaagaaataaatatgcAGTCCGAAGGCGAGTCAGAAGTTCGAcatataaagaagaaaaaaaaacaaaataaaaaaaaacaaccctagATTAACTTAGGATAAAAACTAAGGTTTACACCCAACATGCGAGGTGAGCACCACGTAAACGCATTTCCTTGTTTTCCCACTACCTGCATGGTTTCTTCTTTGACTTGCActcagaaataaaagcaaaatggcGGCATTAAACGCAGAAACAGGccccacttttttaaaaaaagaagaaattgggggaaaaaaaaacaacaaaaacctgctGGTTTGCAAAAAACCAGATGACGAAGAAATAAAGCAGAGCAAAATGCTTAAAAGTAGGGAAGAAGGCATTACTTCAGTTTGTGACGCCTCTGGGAAGCCGAGGGGCCTCATGACTGGACAGGAAGCGGGTGAGAGGAGGTCGTGCCCTCTCCTGTTGGAGGGGGTATTAAAGAGAGGCGCAGGTTTTCAGTTGACTGAGGAATCTGCCTCAGTTGCTCCACTTTTAAGATCCCACGTTCCTGCAGAAcgcacagaaaaaacacaactttaaattaatttttaaaaagtttgtaaacTGTTGTCAAACTCTGTTGATGGATCATTgtacaaaccaaacaaaaaaaaacacaagagaaacCTACAATATGCCATAAAAATGCTGGAAaagaatattaattttaaaaagaacaaacagattGAAGACATTAGGAATCCTAAAATGACACCAACGTTTCTATGACgcaaaaagtcaaagaaaaacccaaatatCATCTGCCAGGTTATCAAAATACAATGATGCAGCATTATTtctctgaaatgaaaacatttatgttcTTCACAAAGTCCAGCACAGaatctttttataaaataaaaaatggagcCCAAAGAAATTGTAGAGGCTTCATTCTGGGTCCCCATTCTGTCTTTATTGTGAAGTAGCTAATGGTGTTTCGCATATTTTGCTCTGAAAAtatgcatgttttcaaaaatccatgtttttatcatatttttaaagtatatatCAAAATTTGATTGCTAATAATGTAACACAATTTTACTTTTACCACggtttgtacttttatttaacatttctttattcAGCATTGTGATCCATTTCTATTTAATTCACTCAATGATAAATATGAATGTCTGACTGGCCACAACTTGAGATATAGGATATagaataaatcttttaaatgttcCTTTAATTATCTATTTTCTTACGTAATCCAACCTGGAAAACACTAGAGctaaaaaaatccacatttttcttaaaaaaacttgAGCTTTTACCTGAGAGAGAACTGTTGGACTTCTGCTTGTGGagcttctccttctccttcttcgTTTTGGGAATAATCTTCAGCTTCATGCTGCTGGTGCCTTTACTGCTGCTCCGCACAGAGTCCTAGAAAGCAAACAGTGGGACTAGTCGATACACTCCCAGAACTTTCCCCCCGCCCCCGACAGGCCGGTTCAGGACCGAGCGGCCTGTGATGACGCGTACCTCCTCGGAGCACTGCATGAGCGGACAGATCCAGTGGATGTCATCCAGCTTCAGCAGCTCAGCGCTCAGGTTGTTCAGGGTCAATCGGAGCTCTTCCTCCTCGGGAAAATCCGACTGAAAGAGAAGAGGAGGCGCTGGATTATTTGCTCCGTCTGAAAAGGTCAACATTTGCTTATATTCCTTCCTGTCCGGCTACAATGAGAGTCTTCTGAATAAATAGAGATTTAGGagttttaagcaaaaaaaaaagtcatgggaattttaaaagaaaatgatctgCTGAAGAAGCCGAAGTGAAACTAAAACACTTGTTTAAGAGTTAGActatgagaagaaaaaaaaaaatctctacaaAAAACCTTGCAGGAATACATCAGCATCTAAATGATGCTAGTTTCGGATGCAGAGATCAGAACGAGGAGGCTTAtggaagaagaaacaaaacttgGGAGTTCATTGAAGGAGtaaaaaaagtctgaaacagACACTCTCTAGTTCTCAACTCTACTTTTGTTTGTCTGCACAAAGTGCTTTTGTTTGGAAAGGCACACGTCCATAGATAAAGCTGCAGAGAACACAGgctgaacaaaaacagactgCAGACGTTCAAATTGAAATGGAGAGAGAACAGTGATGGAGCTGAACTCTTACCAGGAGCTTTCCGTCCAGCAGCATGCTGGTCTCAGCCTGGAGGACTTTACTGCTGTTGACGATCTCCACTGCCGTGCTGCGGCTCAGACACTGAAGCACATAAAACAACCTCTGAATAAAACACTCAAATAATAAATCACCGTTTCAACTGTTACGTTTCTAAACTCAACAAACGTTTGGAAATCGCTGCGTTCACAAAACCAGCGAGGTCAACAGACTGCAGTTTGACCCGAGAGTCAAACACACGGCTGAGAATCTGTCCCCTCTCAAAGCGGCCATCTGCGTCTCCGTGGCGGTCTCACCTCGTTGCTGGACACCTTGGCCTCGGTGAGCACCAGGGCGGTGGCGTTCACGGCGTGAGCCAGCTCCTGCTCCACCAGCTTGTGGGTCTTAGCCGCCTCGCGGATTCTAACAcggaggagaggagaaaaagtAGCAAAGTCATGATTGCTTAATTAAAGCAACTGTAACAACTGGTTACAGTAAAGACACTAGAAGCTAACGGCGCATACTTATTGATGAGCGTGTCGGCCACGATGCCCAGCTGCTGCACCTGGGCGCACTCCTCCTCGGTGAGGTACTCCATGGACTGCTGGGAGTTGAGGCGAGGCCTGGCGGCGCGGTAGCTGTCGATCTTCCTCTTGTCCTCCCACGACTTCAGCGTGCTCTCAAACGCCTGACCGGACGGAAACAAACGACAAAACTGATCTTCAATATTTAGAAAAGTTAAAGATATTCCCTCCATTTGCTGCAATTTCTTGTGTTTAGTGATGGAATAACacttcctctgatttttttaaactcttgttTACCGATCcagatctgtttttgtttaacattcATAAAGCCTGTCGGTGTCTCATTATTTCGCCGGATCCAGGTCGTGCTTAAGGGGACTAACCAGTGAGCAAACACACTTTTGAGTGGCGAAGGAAACCATGGAAACAAACCGCCCAAACGCGCTCGGCTCGAGAGAGAGCTCTCAAAGGTTTGAGCAACATGAAGAGGGAGCAAACACAGAGAGGAAGGATTTGATTTAAGGAGTCCTGAAATAGAAAGGAAGAGTCAACAACATGAGCAGCAGACTCAGGACGATATCCAGCTGCAGACTCGTGACAGGAGACGTATTTCAGGCCATAATACTCTGTCAAACtgtcttcagttttgtttttgtgtttttacagaaatgctAATACGTTTTAGTATATCTGGATGTGTGAGCTCACCCTGTCTCTGGTGAGCATCTGAGCACGGTTCTTGTGCACAATCTTGACGATGCCGGGTGGCTGGATCCAAGCTTCCCCGTCCACCTGCACCGGGACGCCCTCGTCCCCCAGGATGGTGATCTTCACCTGCCGACACTGAGAGCAACACGGACAAGGTCTCTCACCTGCGCCTTGAAAACACACTCCTGCTTTAACAGTGATCTTGTCCACAGTTTCCTTGAGCGAACATTTAGAGATGCAGCATGAGACTTTTATACTGAAACTGGCAGTAGGTTagagctgcaactaatgattaatTAAGTATTCGACTGTTCAGACGATTGACTGATTAATCGGGTAAAGAAATTAGCACattatgcagatttttcattgtaAGCATTCTCTTTGCAATatcagaaatacataaaaaaaattcaagtaaacaaataattcaactcatttttttgaataagaaaatgttaacattttattattaaaatgcaattacaCAGCTTTAGTGTGCGCACAATCATTTGTAGTAAAGCACATTGCAGGgctaatctgttgattatttttttggattaactgattaataattagCAAGAGTGTTAGAGTATTTTTATACATAATTTTAACCTGATTGCTATGCTActtcttttttaatcttaaatgcaaaagtaCCTTTTCTTGAATTGTTCCTCCAGTGAAccattaatcgattactaattCAGCTaacgattatttcaattatcACTTAATCgaaattaatctgattaattgttctGTATATAAGCATTTTTTAAGATGCACTTTTGTTCAAAATCATACAATCAAATTAACTGCAGTAAAACTTTACAGTGGATCTTTGAAATCAAACCTTTTGCTGACGATGtgcaacattttcttcttgctCCCTGTTCACAGACTTCATTTTGTAGCTAAATTTACAGaatccctgctgaagaaaacccTTTCCAGCTCATGTGCATAGGAAAGGTTTctcacacatttattttgagcCTCTGTTACCTGAGTGATGCGGTGGTGCTGCAGGTTGATGACTCTGGACATGGCCATCTGCATGCTTCCAAACACCGCCACCACCTCCAGCTTCTTATCGTCGAACGACGGCGCTCCAAAGTTCTGAAGACAcaaattattcagttttcaaAAGTGGTGCTGCTTTTGGCGTCGGTGGCTGTTGTTGAaaaatgaagtcagaggaagcTTCAAAAGTTTcaatgctgctgtttttgaaaGAAACAGGAATCGGCTAAAGCTGGTGCAATgcacaaacaaaatcttacaacaTATCTTTGGTCTCGTTTCGGGCGCAAATATATGAgtccacttgaaataagacaaaataagctgaataacttttcagaaagacataggagcttgttttaaataaataattatttcaataaaagtgaaaaaacccgccagtggaacaagatatattatgagaaaaaaatctaattccaCTGTATTTCACTTCTAACTAATACTTTCGATCTAGTTTCTAGcacaaatatattagtacactggaaataagacaaaactaacttttcagcaagatgtaggagcttttTTACtacaataattccttaatattgatgaaaagttagaagtgaaataatctgccagtggaaaaatacttttttcccatactttgagttaaaatgtcttgttagattatttaatttgtgGCTGCTacttctcatcaatattaaggaattattgacttaaagcaagctcTCATATCTTGCAGTGCTActtcttagttttgtcttatttcaagtgtgctaagatgtTTGCAGGTCCTGTGTTGCTGCTGTTCTGTGTCTCTAGTTTTCATGGGCACCTCTTCCGTTTCAAAGGTGTGGATGCTGATTGCTCACATTGTCCTCTTTGGTTCCTCCCCAGAAGTTGATTCCTCCTGCATAGCTGGGAATGTTGAGGACTGCCAGGCCCTGCAGGCTCGGCAGCGACATGGCAACGCCGTCACACTgtggaaagagaagaagagttCAGGATGACAGGGGGAAAATGTGCTGATGGAAGCAG
The window above is part of the Xiphophorus couchianus chromosome 14, X_couchianus-1.0, whole genome shotgun sequence genome. Proteins encoded here:
- the LOC114156772 gene encoding cysteine and histidine-rich domain-containing protein 1; the encoded protein is MALLCYNKGCGEKFDPDKNKDDSCLFHPGVPIFHDALKGWSCCKKRTTDFSEFLSIKGCTRGRHSDTKPQEPLRPDVSSDKSEAKPTSEIIYQGPKSAEALQKERPSADQPMTKLPHKVSASLIQALEKLGLDRSAESEKKESEDVMHGTRCKNTGCKTVYEGPDTDMEVCTHHPGAPVFHEGYKYWSCCCIKTTDFNAFLDQKGCTTGKHRWVAKLDKKKVACRHDWHQTANTVVVTIYAKNSNPDFCSIEANPTVLVCQIQFENKIFKREFHFWGVIDAKQSSVNMVPSKVEITLRKANQVSWGKLEDPNYTPEPEPVDDDFVNDNQESQQPDWDIADDDISDSDEEWAYDTPQNKSQGGESEEQRKRREEQEVQNLKRKEVEEEMKRLMQEQKRAEEQRRKLEEQRREEEQEGYEDMPDLEDQEADVE